The DNA sequence CCGATCGAGCGCAGCGGCCCAGGCCTGCACCTGCGCCGGGTCATGCTCCCCCAGCCACAGATGCATGTGGTTGAACACCAGATCACCCGCGAACAACGCGCGGATGGAGGGCGCCCACAGCGCCGTGGCATTGTGATGATCGCCCTGCATCGGGCCGATCACTTTCAGCTCCTGCCCTTCCAGCAGGATCGTATCGCCTTCCAGCGGCTGCGGCGCGCTGGGATGCAGCGGCGCATTGGCGCCCAGCATCGGGCTCCACCGCTTCACCTTGAACGGCAGGGAGCGCCAGATGTCCGCCACCACCGCCGGATGCGCCACGATCTTCGCATCGGGGAAGGCATCTTGGATCACCTCCATCGCGAAGAAGTGATCGGGATGGTCATGCGTCACGAACACATGGGTCAGGCGCTTGCCGCTATCCAGCACCATCGCCACCGCGCGATGCGCATCGGCGCGGGTGAAGGGGGCATCCACCAGCACGGCGTCATGCTCCCCCTCGATCAGCGCGACATTGACGTTGAGCGATCCGGGCGAGGTGCGCAGCACTTCCACCTTGAGCGGCGGTTGATCTTGCCCCTGGGCCGCCTGCGCCCCCGCGGGGGAGGAGAAAACGAGAGCGCAGGCGGAGGCGAGCGCGGGGATCAGCTTCATCATGCTATTCCCTGCTTGCCGGGTGCGATGATGTGGTTGGGATCGAGCGCCTGCTTGATCCGCGCATTCACATCGCGATTGGTCTGGCCATATTGCTGGGCCACGAGATCCATGGTGGAGACGCTGGAGCGATAGGCCGCCCAGCCGCGCGCGCCGAATTCGCGGATCATCTCGTCCATGCATTTTTCCGCATTGGCCGATGATGTCTCGTCCCCCTTGTCGAACATCAGGAAGATGATGTGGTGCAGTTCGCGCCCGCCCACGGCATAGGCCGGGGCGTAATCGAAGCCCCATTTGTTCATGATCCGCGTGGCGAGTTCGGTCTGCCCGCGCGTCTCGCTGCCCTTGGCCGGGGCCACGGGGGCGAAGGCCACCGCGCCGCCGTTGCGGCCCCACCAGCGGACCAGCCCGATCTCCTCCAGCGTCATGCCGCCGCGCATCAGCGTCTTGTGATGTTCGAACCACGGGTTGCCGTTCATCTCGGCATCCGTCAGCACTTCGGCGCCCGCGCCTTCGAAGGCCGCGCGCAGGATCGGCTCGGTCGCGGCAATGATCTCTTCCGTGCCGTAGAGCGCGAAATAGGTGTTCCACATGCCCAGGCCATTCCGCTTCGCTTCCGCCTTCAGCACATCGGCCGGGATCGGCTGTGCCTGCTGCCAGATGTCGCTGCGCCGCCTGAACATGGCGAGCTGATACAGCGCCCCCATGATCAGCACGCCGTTGGGGATCAGATTGTTCATGCGGAACGGGCGGATCACATCGGTGATCGCCGCCACATCCTCCACATTGGCGGAACGGGCGACGAAGGGCTTGTACACCGGCGGGCGCGGCATCAGCCACATGCCCAGCTTGGTGACCACGCCGAAATTGGACTGGGTGAACAGCCCGTCCAGATAGGGGCCATAGCCCCATTTGAATGCCTGCCAGGTGTTGCCCTTCTCGATCGAGCCCATGCCCGTCTTCAGGATGGAGCCATCGGCCAGGCACACTTCCATGCCGCATTGCATGAAGAAGTGATCGCCATAGGGCGTGTAGCCCACGCCGCGTTCCAGCGTGTTGCCCACCATGGACACGATCGGCCCCACCGTCGGCACGTCGATCCAGAAGGGCAGGTCGTTCTCTTCGATATAGTCGTGGATCTGCTGATAGGTGACGCCCGGCTCCACCAGGATCGTGCCAAGTTCCGCATCGAAATCGAGGATGCGGTTCATCCGCTTGAGATCGAGGATCATCTGCCCGCTGCTGGCGGGCGTGGCCATGCCATAGCCCATGTTATGGCCGGTGGAGACGGGCCACATCGGCAGGCCATAGGTGTTGGCAATGCGCAGGATCGCCTGCACTTCCTCCACGCTCTTGGGCGCGACGGCGCCCGAGGGGATATGTTCGCCGCGCAGATCGGGAATGAAGCTCTTGCGATAGCTGACGGTGCTCGCCTCGTCGGCGAAGACCCATTCATCCCCCACCACGGCCTTCAGTTCGCGCACGGCATTGGCGAAGGCGGCGCGGTCCATGTCCTGCGGCATCATGCGCGCGCGGGCTAGCGGGCTCAGCGCGGCGGTGCCGATCACGGCCGAACCGGCGGCGCCGGCGCGCAGCATATCGCGCCGGGAGAATGCGAAAGTCCCGCTCATTGGCCGTGCTCCGTCTCGTCCTGATCCGCAGTGCTGATCCACCGAGCCAGCGCCGCCAGCTCCGCATCGGTGATCTCGGTGGGCTTGAAGGCGGGCATGGCGCCGTTGCCATGGCGCACGAAGCTTTCGATCAGTTCGGGGGGAAGATTGCGGCCCAGGATGATCGGGCCGACATTGTGGCCGTGGCAATAGCCGCAGGTGCGATCATAGATGAATTGCGGGCCACGCGGCGGCGCCACGCCCGGTATGCCCTGTGTGGTGGTGCCCTGCCCCGTGCCGTTCTGCGGCGTGGCTGCCTGGGCAAGTCCGCCCGACGCCGCCGCCAGGCTCAAGCCCCCCAATCCTATCGCAGCGGCCACGCATAGCCGCCGGCCCAGAAGACCGCCCATCATCCACTCCCATTTTCATTTTACATTTTGTAAATTGAGTTCTGGCTAGTGTTTGATTGGCACTTTGTCAATCGAAAGGCGCAGCCGCCTCATCGGCCGGGGCAGCCGCCAGATCAGGCAGCGGCAAATGGGCGATGCGGCGCGCTTCGGCGCGGTCGACGCCGAGGCCGCAGAGAATGTAGCCGGCCACCAGTTCGGGGTAATCGTCCGGCATGTGGCCTTTGACGATGGAGCCCATCGCCGCGAGCGTCGTGCCCAGCAGCAGATCGCGCCCCAACTCAGCGGAGGGGATGGCCAGCACGCCCTCCTCCATGCCTTCGGCCACCGTCCGCTCCGCCTGGCCATAGGTCTCGCTGCCGAAGATCGCCCCCGATGCGCTCATGTTCATCATCGACCAGCCCCACCGCCGGTCCTCCCGCGCCCGGCGCAGGTAGAGCCGGATCGCCACCGCCGACCGCTCGCGCGCATCTGCCAGCCTGTTCAGCGTGCGGGTGACGCGGAGGAGGAAATCATGCGTCACCTCCTGCGTCAGCGCCTCGCGCAATTCGATCATGCTGGAAAAATGGTTGTAGAAGGTCGCCCGCGTCACACCGGCCTTCTCCGCCACGTCCTCGATCCGCGCGAACAGGCCGTTTTCGTCGCCGAAGATCTCGAAGGCCGCAGCGATGATCGCCGCGCGCGTCTTCGCCCGGCGCTGGCGGCCCTTCTCCACTCTGCCATCGCCGGAGCGGTCTGGATCGCCCACTCGTTTCCTCCCATCACCAGGCGCCGGGTCCATCGGCCGGATGGTCAGTGGATCGAAACGGGCCCGGCTGCAACGGGCAGGCCACCGCGGCTGTGGCCGAAAAGCATGAAGCAACAATTGCAGAGCTGGACGAACCCGCTTGCAGCCCGCGTGCAATCACCGTGTTGTTACCCGCAGGCGGTTGCGCGAGAAACCAGCTTGACCGGCCCCGCCGCCCGGCGCATCATGGCGGGGCCGTCAGGAAGGTAACTTCCCGAACGTGTCGTGGGAGAGCGTCCATTTCCTCTCGGGGATGGGCCGCCGAAGGAGCAACCGCCCCGGAAACTCTCAGGCCAAAGGACCGCGACACGGCCGGCACTCTGGAAAGCGGGCGGCGCATTGCCGCTCCACCGAAGGGGTAAGCGTGCGGGCCCACCGCACGCCAAGCTCTCAGGTCTCCCGACAGAGGGGGTGACGATGATGCCCGCCCCGGGCCTCGTCGCCACACGTCGGGAGAGAATGAATGAGCGACCACGACACTCCGGCAGAGGCACAGCCGCTCCCGCTCGATGAATGGCATCGCGCGCGGGGTGCCCGGATGGTGCCCTTCGCCGGCTATGCCATGCCCGTGCAATACACCGGCCCCGGCGGCGGCATCGTGGCCGAACACGAATGGACCCGCAGCCACGCCGGCCTGTTCGACGTCTCGCACATGGGCCAGCTGCTCCTGTCCGGGGAGCGGGCGGAGGCTGCGCTGGAAGCGCTGCTGCCGATCGACCTCCGCACGCTGGAGCCGGGCGCGCCGCGCTATTCCCTGCTGCTCGACGAGGACGCCGGCATCATCGACGATCTGATCGTTGCCCGCTGGGAGGACGGGTTCTTCATCGTCGTGAACGGGGCCACCAAGCACGGCGACATCGCCCATTTCGAGGAGCGGCTGCCTGCCGGGGCCACGCTGCGCCATCTAGAGGATCGCGCACTGCTGGCGCTGCAGGGACCGGCCGCCTTCGCGGTGCTCGATCGCCATGCGACCGGCGCCACGCCCCTTTCTACGCTCAGCTTCATGCGCGGCGCGCACTTCACCCTCGCCGGCACGGCAGCGTGGATCAGCCGCACCGGCTACACTGGGGAGGACGGGTTCGAGATCTCCATCCCTTCCGCGAAGGCGGCATCGATCGCGGAACTGCTCTGC is a window from the Altererythrobacter sp. B11 genome containing:
- a CDS encoding FAD-binding oxidoreductase, which translates into the protein MSGTFAFSRRDMLRAGAAGSAVIGTAALSPLARARMMPQDMDRAAFANAVRELKAVVGDEWVFADEASTVSYRKSFIPDLRGEHIPSGAVAPKSVEEVQAILRIANTYGLPMWPVSTGHNMGYGMATPASSGQMILDLKRMNRILDFDAELGTILVEPGVTYQQIHDYIEENDLPFWIDVPTVGPIVSMVGNTLERGVGYTPYGDHFFMQCGMEVCLADGSILKTGMGSIEKGNTWQAFKWGYGPYLDGLFTQSNFGVVTKLGMWLMPRPPVYKPFVARSANVEDVAAITDVIRPFRMNNLIPNGVLIMGALYQLAMFRRRSDIWQQAQPIPADVLKAEAKRNGLGMWNTYFALYGTEEIIAATEPILRAAFEGAGAEVLTDAEMNGNPWFEHHKTLMRGGMTLEEIGLVRWWGRNGGAVAFAPVAPAKGSETRGQTELATRIMNKWGFDYAPAYAVGGRELHHIIFLMFDKGDETSSANAEKCMDEMIREFGARGWAAYRSSVSTMDLVAQQYGQTNRDVNARIKQALDPNHIIAPGKQGIA
- a CDS encoding TetR/AcrR family transcriptional regulator codes for the protein MGDPDRSGDGRVEKGRQRRAKTRAAIIAAAFEIFGDENGLFARIEDVAEKAGVTRATFYNHFSSMIELREALTQEVTHDFLLRVTRTLNRLADARERSAVAIRLYLRRAREDRRWGWSMMNMSASGAIFGSETYGQAERTVAEGMEEGVLAIPSAELGRDLLLGTTLAAMGSIVKGHMPDDYPELVAGYILCGLGVDRAEARRIAHLPLPDLAAAPADEAAAPFD
- a CDS encoding c-type cytochrome → MSLAAASGGLAQAATPQNGTGQGTTTQGIPGVAPPRGPQFIYDRTCGYCHGHNVGPIILGRNLPPELIESFVRHGNGAMPAFKPTEITDAELAALARWISTADQDETEHGQ
- the gcvT gene encoding glycine cleavage system aminomethyltransferase GcvT; the protein is MSDHDTPAEAQPLPLDEWHRARGARMVPFAGYAMPVQYTGPGGGIVAEHEWTRSHAGLFDVSHMGQLLLSGERAEAALEALLPIDLRTLEPGAPRYSLLLDEDAGIIDDLIVARWEDGFFIVVNGATKHGDIAHFEERLPAGATLRHLEDRALLALQGPAAFAVLDRHATGATPLSTLSFMRGAHFTLAGTAAWISRTGYTGEDGFEISIPSAKAASIAELLCSEPEVHPIGLGARDSLRLEAGLPLYGHDLDRTTDPVSAGLGWAIARRRRAEGGFPGHAPIARLVEQGPAWRRVGLSFDGRLPAREGAPLFAGDAEVGRVTSGGFSPTLGRPIAMAYVDAAHAAPGTPLTAEVRGRRLEAAVTPLPFVPHRYHRQGASR
- a CDS encoding MBL fold metallo-hydrolase — protein: MMKLIPALASACALVFSSPAGAQAAQGQDQPPLKVEVLRTSPGSLNVNVALIEGEHDAVLVDAPFTRADAHRAVAMVLDSGKRLTHVFVTHDHPDHFFAMEVIQDAFPDAKIVAHPAVVADIWRSLPFKVKRWSPMLGANAPLHPSAPQPLEGDTILLEGQELKVIGPMQGDHHNATALWAPSIRALFAGDLVFNHMHLWLGEHDPAQVQAWAAALDRLAARQPRMVVAGHSAPGMTDTPDGIAFSRHYLERWQALARQAKSSEELRTLVQAEFPDTIDALGDFILGTSSKVATGEEPKWQE